In Mercurialis annua linkage group LG5, ddMerAnnu1.2, whole genome shotgun sequence, a single genomic region encodes these proteins:
- the LOC126681842 gene encoding uncharacterized protein LOC126681842, whose protein sequence is METDRSWMYRSHTNGLLTTGYKEHVKEFVRFALRHPACMSGVHIKCPCPKRGCRNTSYRDVDEVEFHLLKNGFVKGYQVWVFHGEGSVLNPPPLAQLPEQDVEFDYEHEGPGEFSSAQRMILDAAGPEITFPEDELPNAEAKKFYDMMRAAEEDIWPGNRRHSPFSASAKVMDIKCRHKGSVALVDDVCGLIQELLPEDNKMPTNFAKIKKLVKGLGLPVEVIDCCFYNCMIYWGEDVDLTHCKVCNYARWKPVTHGKSTKRKANVPYSKMFYFPITPRLQRLYASKATARHMTWHADHEMEGDKMCHPSDSPAWKRFSELHSEFADEGRNIRLGLCSDGFQPFTNFGQQYSSWPVILTPYNLPPGMCMKDEFMFLTVLVPGPRNPKHLMDIFLQPLIAELNQLWECRVQTYDIHKRQNFQLKAALMWTINDFPAYSMLSGWSTAGRKACPYCMENTDAFTLDKSGKQSWFDCHRKFLPPNHQFRRNVTDFRNGKREVGKRFAGVRTGDELLAEIDRLGFKKAFEPGAKVTNALLSKDHGWNKKSIFWDLPYWRTNVIRHNLDVMHIEKNVFDNIFNTVLNIPGKTKDHAKSREELNDICDRPGLAKDPATGRFPKAMYALDRDSKRVLLEWI, encoded by the coding sequence ATGGAGACggaccgcagttggatgtacaGGAGCCACACAAACGGGCTGCTAACCACAGGGTATAAGGAGCATGTGAAGGAGTTTGTCCGGTTTGCATTACGGCATCCGGCTTGTATGAGTGGGGTACATATAAAATGCCCCTGCCCTAAGAGAGGTTGTCGAAATACAAGCTATCGGGATGTCGATGAGGTGGAATTCCATCTATTGAAGAATGGGTTCGTGAAAGGTTACCAAGTATGGGTTTTTCATGGCGAGGGGAGCGTTTTGAACCCCCCTCCCCTTGCACAGTTACCAGAGCAGGATGTTGAGTTCGACTATGAACATGAGGGGCCAGGTGAGTTCAGTTCCGCTCAAAGAATGATTCTTGATGCGGCCGGTCCAGAAATAACGTTTCCTGAAGATGAGCTCCCGAATGCTGAAGCTAaaaaattttatgatatgatgcgtgcggctgAAGAAGACATATGGCCTGGGAATAGAAGACATTCTCCATTTTCTGCATCTGCTAAAGTGATGGATATCAAGTGTCGACATAAGGGTTCAGTAGCTTTAGTTGACGACGTATGCGGATTGATACAGGAGCTGCTCCCGgaggacaacaagatgccaacgaattttgctaaaattaagaAGCTTGTCAAAGGTTTGGGGTTGCCGGTTGAGGTTATTGACTGTTGTTTCTATAACTGTATGATTTATTGGGGGGAGGACGTGGATCTAACGCACTGCAAAGTTTGTAATTATGCGCGGTGGAAACCTGTGACCCACGGAAAATCCACAAAAAGAAAGGCTAACGTGCCATATAGTAAAATGTTCTATTTTCCAATAACTCCGAGGCtacagaggttgtacgcttcaAAAGCCACTGCTCggcatatgacgtggcacgcagaCCACGAGATGGAGGGTGATAAGATGTGCCACCCGTCCGACTCTCCGGCTTGGAAACGTTTTAGTGAACTGCATTCTGAGTTTGCCGATGAAGGGAGAAATATCAGATTAGGCTTATGCTCCGATGGGTTTCAGCCATTTACCAATTTTGGGCAGCAGTATTCCTCGTGGCCGGTCATTTTGACGCCGTACAATCTCCCTccaggcatgtgcatgaaggatgagtttatgtttttaacggTTTTGGTACCAGGGCCTAGAAACCCGAAACACCTAATGGATATCTTCCTACAGCCGCTAATTGCAGAGTTGAACCAACTGTGGGAATGTAGAGTCCAGACATATGACATTCATAAGCGTCAGAATTTTCAACTAAAAGCGGCTCTTATgtggacaataaatgactttcccgcttattctATGTTGTCTGGTTGGAGCACTGCTGGTAGAAAAGCATGCCCGTACTGCATGGAAAACACCGATGCATTCACACTGGATAAAAGCGGtaaacaatcgtggtttgattgccatcGCAAGTTTTTGCCTCCGAATCACCAATTCCGTCGAAATGTTACTGATTTCCGTAATGGGAAACGAGAGGTCGGCAAAAGGTTTGCAGGGGTGAGAACTGGAGATGAACTGTTAGCAGAGATTGATCGACTGGGGTTTAAGAAGGCATTTGAGCCTGGTGCAAAAGTTACTAATGCATTACTGTCAAAAGATCATGggtggaataaaaaaagtatcttTTGGGATTTGCCTTATTGGAGAACGAATGTAATacgtcacaatctcgatgtcatgcacattgagaaaaatgtCTTCGATAACATTTTTAATACCGTTCTCAATATCCCCGGGAAAACgaaagaccatgcaaaatctcGTGAAGAGTTGAACGACATCTGTGATCGGCCAGGGTTAGCTAAAGATCCGGCAACTGGGAGATTTCCAAAGGCAATGTATGCTTTGGATAGGGATTCAAAACGAGTTTTGCTTGAGTGGATTTAG